The Geobacter metallireducens GS-15 region AAACAGATTGCCGTCAGGCATGATGATGCCATTGCCGTTGTTTCTTTGGCCAGACCTGAGTCACGTAACGTCTTGAGTCGAGATTTGGTTTTGGGTTTGCTCTCTACATTCACCTCGCTTAAGGACGATGGGCGGGTGAAGGGGATTGTGGTTACTGGTGAGGGAAAGAGTTTCTGTGCCGGCGCTGATATCTCCGAGATGGCCCGCATGAGTCCCGCCGAGGCGTCGTCATTCGCCGAGCTGGGGCAACGGCTCATGTTTGCCGTCGAGAGGGTCGGAAAACCGGTGGTGGCTGCTGTGAACGGTCATGCTTTTGGTGGCGGGCTTGAACTGGCGCTGGCTTGTGATTTCATTGTTGCTGCAGAGTCAGCAGTCTTCGCCGCTCCCGAGGTTCTTCTCGGCGTCATGCCCGGCTTCGGCGGCACGCAGCGTCTGCCGCGGTTGATCGGCAAGTCACGGGCAAAGGAGATGATATTCACCGGGGAGCGGATAAATGCGGCGAAGGCCCACTCCATTGGGCTTGTCAACCGTGTTGTCTCTGATGAGAGGCTTCTCGCTGAGACAGTCTCGTTGGTCAAGAATATCTGCAACCGTGGGCTTCTTTCCCTCCGCGTGGCGAAGGAGGTCATCGACGCCGGGGCGGGTATCGATCTTGCCACAGCCTGCTTGATGGAACGCGATGCCTTTGCGCTTTGCTTTTCCACTGACGACCAAAAAGAAGGGATGCGCGCCTTCATGGAAAAGCGGGAACCCCGCTTCACCGGACGGTAACTGGGAAGTGACCATGAAACTGGAGCAAGGGTGTATTCAAATTTACACGGGTAATGGCAAGGGGAAGACCACTGCTGCCCTCGGACTTGCTTTTCGTGCCCTTGGCAGGGGCATGAAGGTGTTCATGCTTCAGTTCATGAAGGGGGGAGGCCCCTATGGGGAACATGCTGCCGCAGAGCGGTTCGCTCCCGACTTTACTATAATCCAGACCGGGAGACCGGGGTGGGTTGATAGGGATAATCCCGATCCGGAGGATGCGCGTCTTGCCCGGGAAGCTCTCGAAACAGCACGCACTGCCTTGACCTCCGGGGAGTACGATCTGGTTATTCTTGATGAAGTAAACGGCGCCGTTTCTTTCGGCCTATTGCCAGTTGAGGATTTGCTGATACTCATGGAGCAGAGACCTTTGTGTGTTGAACTCGTTTTGACCGGCAGAAATGCTGATGAACGGGTCATCGCTGCCGCTGATCTTGTTACTGAAATGCGGGAGATCAAGCATTACTATCGAGCCGGTGTTCCGGCTCGAGTCGGAATAGAAAAGTAAGGGGAGAGAGTCATGACTGAAAGAACACTGCGTATTCTGGTGGGTAAACCCGGGCTCGACGGCCATGACCGTGGGGCGAAGATTATTGCCCGAGCTTTCCGTGATGCCGGTTTTGAGGTCATTTATACGGGGCTCCATCAGACGCCGGAGCAGATCGTTTCCGCAGCCATTCAAGAGGACGTTGACGCGGTTGGCTTGTCTATCCTCTCGGGTGCCCACAATGCGCTCCTGCCGCGGGTCTGCCAACTGCTCAAGGAGAAGAAGGCTGACGATATCGTAGTTTTTGGCGGGGGCGTTATCCCCGATGACGATATTCCCGGGCTCAAACGGGCTGGCGTCAGCGAGGTATTTACGCCGGGAACCTCAACTGAGTCCATTGTGCAGTGGGTGCGTGAAAACGTGGCCCCGCGCGCATAGTACGTTATCCCATGCCGTATAAAAAACTTCGTATCGAGATCCGCAATAAAGTCGGTTACATCCTGCTGTGTTCCGGCCAGCGTTTCAATAAACTCAGCATTACCACACTGAGAGAAGTGAAACGGGCCATCACCGAACTTTCGCACAACCCCGAGGCGGTTTGTCTCGTCATCACCGGTTATCCGGGCGAATCCTTCGCCGTCGGCGCCGATATCTCCCAAATGGCGGAGTTCGGTCCTGCCGACGGCTTTTCCTTTGGCGAGCTCGGGCAATCATTGTTCGAGGCAATGGAGTCGTGTCCCAAGCCAGTCATCGGCGCTCTTAACGGAATTACCATGGGGGGTGGATGCGACCTGGCACTTGCCTGTGACCTGAGGATCGCCAGCGATGCACTCGTCATTGCACACCCTGGCGCAAAACTGGGTATAATTACCGGTTTTTGCGGCACCCAGAAGCTGCCACGTCTGGTGGGGAGAAATTACGCCCGGGAAATCTTCATGACCTCCGAACCTTACCGCGCTGCCGATGCCCTGCGGATGGGACTCGTGGACCGGGTATACCCAGCCGGTGAATTCTGGGAGCGGGTCGTGGCTTTTGCGGAGCGGATCGCTAAAGTCTCGCCCGCTGCCCTTGCCATGGCAAAGAAGGCGATCAATGCCGCCGAGGACTGTGACCTGAAGACCGGCTGCGCCCTCGAGGCAGCGTCTTATGCGTATCTCTTTGCCACGTCGACTGAGCGGGGGCGAATGACTGAATTTTTGGAAGGAACGACGAATGTCTTTGGCTCAGAGGATACTTGACAGCGATTTACGTGCCGCGGCCCGTCTCATGCGAGATCTGGACGATGGATTTCGGAGCGCTGCCGAGGAGATGAAGAGTCTCTATCCCCACACCGGGCGTGCGTTCATACTGGGCATCACTGGACCTCCGGGGGCAGGTAAATCGACCCTGGTCGATCAGCTCACTGCCGCCTATCGTCAACGGGGGCGCAGGGTGGGGGTGGTGGCCATCGATCCCACAAGCCCCTTTACGGGGGGGGCGATTCTTGGCGACCGGATCAGGATGAACCGCCATGCCGAAGATCCCGGCGTTTTTATCCGGAGTCTCGCCACCCGTGGGCATATGGGGGGACTTTCCCGCTCCACCGGCGACGTGGTGAACGTTATGGATGCCATGGGGATGGATGTGGTCATCATCGAGACTGTCGGCGTTGGGCAGGATGAGATCGATATTGTCCGTATGGCCCATACGACCGTGGTTGTTTCGGTGCCGGGCCTGGGTGACGACATCCAGGCCATCAAGGCGGGAGTGCTCGAAATCGGCGATCTCTTCGTGGTCAACAAGGCCGACCGGGAAGGGGCTGACCGGACTGCCCGCGAGCTTGCTGCCATGCTGGAGATGAAGCAGGCCAAACCGGGCGATTGGCAGCCGAAGGTGCTCCTTACCGAGGCAAGCCGCAACAAGGGCATCGAAGAATTGGTGGATGAGATCGAGGCACACCACGGCCATCTCGTGAATTCCGGGGCCCTTGAACGTCTTAAGGAAGAGCGGTGCGCGCGGCAGTTCATGGATTTACTGCGGGAACGGCTCTTTGCCGAAGTCTATGGCCATATACATGTAAATGGCCGCTTTAGGGAAATCGTCGAGGATATGGCGGCGCGTCGGACCGATCCGTACAGTGCCGTGGAGATGATAATCGCTGAACGGTTCTCGGGACGACAGGCGTCTAACCCTTGACCGTAGCGAAGAAAAGTGTTAGTTTCCGCGTAACGTAAATGGGGCTTCGGCCCCTTTCCTTTTTTCTGCAGGACTGGTACCTCATGATCCGCAAGCTGGCATACGTCATCGCACTTCTCATTTTCGCTGCAATCGTCATTCGTCAACCCGAATCCACCGCAGACCCCTCCGCGTCCCCCAAGGACAGCTCTAAGGAGGACCTGTCGCGGATCGATTATCCGAGTCTTCGAAAGATCGACTGGAAGCCCCACTTCATCAAGCCCAACGAGACCCTTGAATCCCTTTTCGGCAACGATTGGGTGACGGTCGCCCGTTTCAACAGGATAGACCGGCGCCACACCTATCCGGGAATGACCATCAAAGTCCCTGCCGATATGGCAGCAGCCCGCAGCTATACTCCGCTCCCCCTTGAGTATGAGCCGGCAAAGCGCTACCAAAAGTTTATCCTCATCAGCCTTACCGAGCAGTGGATCGGCGCCTATGAGAATGGCAAGCTCAAGTTTTCCATGCCGGCAGCTACCGGCAAAACGGGCCATGAAACCCCGACAGGGCTTTTCCGTATTGATGCCCGTCACCGTACCCATACCTCATCCCTCTACCAGACCGACGACCTGTCGGCCCAGTACCCGATGGATTTCGCCATGCGTTTCCATATCGGCGCCGACAATGTGTCATACTGGATCCATGCCCGGGATCTCCCCGGTAAACCCGCATCCCATGGGTGCGTTGGCCTCTTTGATGAGTCGATGCAAAACCGCATGTACGGTATCCCCGCAAAGCCGGTTCTCTTTGATTCCAAAAAACTCTACGACTGGGCCGTAGGCGAGTCTGAGTATGGCGAGGATAGCGGTGAGCTGGAATTGATCGATGATGCTCCGGTGGTGGAAGTGACGGGAGAAAATCCCGTCTATCAACCGTTCCCCCTTAAGCCGATGGCGGCGTCCCGCTGATCTTTTCCTTTACTTTTGCCGCTGATACGGCACACTCTCTTCCATGGACGTTATCGCCACCCACGTGAACGCCGATTTTGACTGCCTTGGCGCCATGGTAGCAGCGAAGAAGCTCTATCCCGAAGCCCTCATGGTCTTTCCCGGATCCCAGGAAAAGAGCATGAGGGACTTCTTTCTCAAGACCACCGGTTATATGCCGGCCTTGACCCGCCTGAAGGACATTGATCCTGCCAAGATATCACGGCTTATCCTCGTTGATTGCCGTCACACATCGCGCATCGGCCGCCTGGCCGAGGTCGCGAAACGGCCTGACGTCGAAGTTCATATCTACGACCATCATCCAGACTCCGCGGGAGACATTACCAAGAGCGGCGGCGAGATCCGTGAGTGCGGCTCATCCACGACTATTCTGACCAAGATACTCATGAAAAAGGGGATCGAGGTGACGCCGGTTGAAGCGACCCTCATGATGCTCGGCATTTACGAGGATACCGGAAACCTTACCTTTCCATCCACGACGGTTGATGACTATGGCGCAGCTTCGTGGCTTCTTGCCCATGGAGCAAACCTGAATGTTGTTGCCGAATTCGTTTCCCAGGAACTAACCCCGGAGCAGGTGTCGCTATTGAACGACCTTCTCCATTCGCTGCAGACGGCGAGCGTTAATGGTGTCGATATTTCGCTCGCTCACGCGTCCATTGACCATTATGTGGGAGATGTTGCCGTGCTGGCCCACATGATGCGCGATATGGAAAACCTTGAAGCGCTCTTCATCGTGGTCGGCATGGGGGAGCGGGTTTACATCGTAGCTCGAAGCCGCATCCCTGAAGTGGACGTGGGGGCGATCCTGCGCGAGTTGGGCGGTGGAGGCCATGCAACCGCCGCCTCCGCAACGGTTCGCGATCATACTGTCATCCAGGTCTTGGCACGACTCAAACAACTTTTCCCCGAATGGATCAACCCTAAGCGTACGGCCGGCGACCTCATGTCGTCGCCGGTGAAGACGCTGCCGGTGGAGACCACCATTGCCGAAGCCCGCGAACTCCTGACCCGCTACAATGTGAACTCCATGCCGGTTATCGAGGGAGGGGGGATGGTCGGGATCATCTCTCTCCGGATCGTGGAGAAGGCCCTCTATCACGGGCTCGGCTCCCTGCCGGTCAGTGAATATATGCATACGGAGTTTATGCGTGCCGAACCCGACACCCCCATCGCCGTCATCCAGAACTACATCGTCGGGCAGCATCGGCGGCTGGTCCCTGTCTTTTCCGGCGAGGATCTTGTGGGGGTCATAACGCGGACCGATCTCCTCCGCTATATGTACTCCGGCATGCAGCACAGCGCCGAGGCGGTCTACGATCTCGGCAGGGAAAACCCGCCGGTACGCCGTCGCGAGGTGGTCCACCTCATGAACAAGAACCTTCCGCGCAGGGTGGTGGATACGCTTCGCGAGCTGGGGAAGGTAGGGGATGGGCTTGAACTGCCTGTATTCGCCATCGGCGGATTTGCCAGGGATTTGCTGCTGGGCGGGAAGAACGACGATATCGACATTACGGTGGAGGGGGATGGCATCCTCTTTGCCGAAACCTTTGCGGCGACCCATGAGTGCCGCGTCAAGAGCCACGCCAAGTTCGGTACCGCTGTCATTGTGCTTCCCGATGGTTTCAAGATCGATGTGGCAAGTACCCGCCTTGAGTTCTACGAAACTCCCGGCGCCCTTCCAACCGTGGAGCGTTCCTCCCTTAAGATGGATCTGTACCGGCGTGACTTCACCATCAACACCCTTGCGATCCAGCTCAACCCAGCCAACTTCGGGCTTCTCATCGATTATTTCGGTGCCTACCGCGATTTGCGGGACAAGGTCATCCGGGTCCTCCACAATCTCTCGTTCGTGGAGGATCCGACGCGGGTCTTCCGGGCTGTCCGCTTTGAGCAACGACTCGGGTTCCAGATTGCACGGCATACGGATAATCTCATCAGGAATGCCGTAAAGATGGGCTTTCTCGACAAACTCGGCGGCAGGCGCCTTCTGAACGAGTTGGTCATCATCCTCCGGGAGCGGGAGCCGGTCCGAGCAATCCTGCGTATGGAAAGTCTGGGGTTGTTGGGTTTCATTCATCCTGACCTGACGCTTGAAACTGAAAATCTGAGGGTACTGGACGAGGTCAAGAAGGTTGTTACCTGGTTCGAACTGCTCTACCAGAGAGACCAGGTGGAGACATGGGTGGTCTATTTTCTTGCCCTCACCTCACTCCTTGCCGATGCTGCATTCTTTGAGATGTGCACACGGCTATCCGTTTCGGAACATTACCGGGAGAAGCTCATTGATATGAGGGTGCATGGCGAGCAGATGCTGGCTGTGATGGAGCGAAAAGTTGCCGGGAAGAAGCCGGTCCTGCGGAGCAACATCTACTTCTGGCTTCGTGGTCTCTCCCCTGAGGTGCTTCTGTACATAATGGCCAAGACTTGTCGCGATGAGGTGCGGAAGTTCGTCTCCCTCTACGTCACACAACTGCGTGAAGTTACCTGTATGCTTACCGGAGATGATCTCAAGGCTATCGGACTTCCACCGGGACCTCGTTACCGAGAGATCCTCGATGCGGTACTTTCGGCGCGACTGAATGGAGAAGTGTCAACGAGGGAGGAGGAATCCCGGTTCGTCAAACAGATGCTCAACTTTGTGTAGCGATTACGCCACGGTCCGTCAAACCTTTAGCCTACTGACTAAACTGACCATTTTGAGCACGTTCGGAAATTTTTGACAGGGCCGCCGGCCTCTTGCTGTATCTGTCTCGGACATGTCATGGGATAATTTATTGGCAGTGAATGCGATTGGCGTCTAAAATGTGCTGTATATACGATTGGTTGCGGGTTTGATTGCTGTCGTGTCCCCGACCGGTCTGGTTTTTGCTTTAACCCTGTAGTCTGATATTTTGACACAGGGGTTGGCAATGGATAGAGCACATCGAGGCGTTTGGGGCGTGATCACATTTCTTCTCCTCGTGATCTGGTGTACACCCTGTATGGCCGATGACGCTTTTGAGAGCATTTTCCGCAATGCTTTTCTCGGAGGGCTTGTGGGAGGGGTTGCAGGAGCAGCTTTCCTTGCCCTGGCGGACAAGCCGGGCGATCACCTTGACTATATTGGCTATGGGGCTGCCGGTGGTGTTCTTGCCGGCGCTGCCTATGGCTCCATCAAGACAACCCGGGCCTTGGCCGAAGTTGATAACGGCAAAGTGAAACTGGCGGTTCCAACAATTGTTCCCGGATTTGTTCCTGTCGGGACGAAGGGCGAAAGGGAAGTTGTCCTGACAGCGGAAGTTCTTCGCGGCAGATTCTGACAACAGGTTTTTGGATCGAAGAAAAAGGGGGTGGTCACGAAATGGTGGCCGCCCCCTTCTTTATTTACAATAAGCAGACGTCAGGTTCGCAATTCGGTGATGGCCCTGATTGAAGCTTCAATACCGTCCATGAGGAAAGCGAGTTCGTCGAGGCTGATGGAGAGGGGGGGGAATACAACTATGATGTTGCCGAGGGGCCTGAGGAAAATACCACGGTTACGGGCTTCGAGACATACCTGAATGCCGACCCGCTCCTCCCAGGGGAATGGTTCCCGTGTTTCTGCATCTTTCACCAGTTCGATGCCGGCGATCATGCCGCATTGGCGTACTTCTCCCACGTGCCTGACTTCATTTAATGCTTGAAGTCTTTCTGCCAAGTAGCCAATTTTGTTGGTGAGGCTATCGAGGAGTCGTTCGTTTTCGAACAGGTCGAGGCTCGCCAATGCCGCAGCGCAGGCAATGGGGTTGCCGGTGAAGGTATGGCCGTGGAAGAAGGTCTTCATCTCCCGGTATTCGCCAATAAAGGCATCATAGATCTTCTGGGTCGTCATGGTGGCGGCGAGGGGAAGATAACCTGCCGTAATCCCCTTGGAAAGGGCCATGATGTCGGGGGTGATCCCCTCCCGCTCACAGGCGAACATGGCTCCGGTGCGGCCGAAGCCTACCGCCACCTCATCGGCGATCATCAAGATGTCGTAGCGGTCGCAGAGTTCCCTGACCCGCCGGACAAAACCGTCGGGCTGTACGATCATGCCACCGGCGCCCTGGACTAATGGTTCGATCACCAGGCCGGCAACTTCATGGGCATGGATTTCCATGAGCCGTTCCAGTTCCTTGAGGCAGCGCATGCCGCAGTTGGCGCGGTCCCTCTCGCCGAACTCGCAGCGGTAACAGTAAGGGGCGGGGGCTTGGATTGTTGGGAAGAGGAGGGGGCGGAAAACAGCGTGATAGAGGTCGATACCACCGACGCTTACGGCACCGATGGTGTCGCCGTGGTAGGCATTTTTGAACGAAATAAATTTTGTTTTCTCCGGTTTCCCTTGATGCTGCCAGTACTGGAAGGCCATCTTGACGCTGATCTCAACGGCAGTTGAACCGTTGTCGGAGTAAAAAACCTTGCAGAGCCCTGGCGGGGCAATCTCCACAAGGCGCCGCGCAAGCAGCACCGCTTTGTCGTTGGCGAGTCCCAGGAGGGTGGAGTGCTCAAGGGTGTCCACCTGGGCCTTGATTGCTTCGTTGATTTCACGCTTGCAGTGCCCGTGGACGTTGGTCCAGATGGCCGCGACGCCGTCCAGGTAGCGGTTTCCCTCAGAATCAACGATCCAGGTACCCTCGCCCCTGACAATGACGACAGGGTCACTCTCCTCCCACTCCTTCATCTGGGTGAAGGGGTGCCAGACATGGGCGCGGTCGTACTCACGAAGTGTTTTGGTGTCAGATGTATTCAATGCCAATCTCCCGCAATAGAATTTTTGTGGTGCCTTGGCCAGACAGGTGGTTGGTCAGGGTTTCGACAATGGTCCGCTGGTCGGCCGCTTCCACCTTGGGGAATACGCCGAGCAGGGGAGCGCCGGACAACGAGTCAATAAGGTGTGGTGCGTACTCTTCAGCTGTGTCGGGTCTGTCGGGGTAAGAATTGATGATGGTCCCCCGCACCTCGATGCCGAGCTGTTTCGCGGCGAAGC contains the following coding sequences:
- a CDS encoding enoyl-CoA hydratase/isomerase family protein encodes the protein MVLSAKQIAVRHDDAIAVVSLARPESRNVLSRDLVLGLLSTFTSLKDDGRVKGIVVTGEGKSFCAGADISEMARMSPAEASSFAELGQRLMFAVERVGKPVVAAVNGHAFGGGLELALACDFIVAAESAVFAAPEVLLGVMPGFGGTQRLPRLIGKSRAKEMIFTGERINAAKAHSIGLVNRVVSDERLLAETVSLVKNICNRGLLSLRVAKEVIDAGAGIDLATACLMERDAFALCFSTDDQKEGMRAFMEKREPRFTGR
- the cobO gene encoding cob(I)yrinic acid a,c-diamide adenosyltransferase; translation: MKLEQGCIQIYTGNGKGKTTAALGLAFRALGRGMKVFMLQFMKGGGPYGEHAAAERFAPDFTIIQTGRPGWVDRDNPDPEDARLAREALETARTALTSGEYDLVILDEVNGAVSFGLLPVEDLLILMEQRPLCVELVLTGRNADERVIAAADLVTEMREIKHYYRAGVPARVGIEK
- a CDS encoding cobalamin B12-binding domain-containing protein, encoding MTERTLRILVGKPGLDGHDRGAKIIARAFRDAGFEVIYTGLHQTPEQIVSAAIQEDVDAVGLSILSGAHNALLPRVCQLLKEKKADDIVVFGGGVIPDDDIPGLKRAGVSEVFTPGTSTESIVQWVRENVAPRA
- a CDS encoding enoyl-CoA hydratase/isomerase family protein; translation: MPYKKLRIEIRNKVGYILLCSGQRFNKLSITTLREVKRAITELSHNPEAVCLVITGYPGESFAVGADISQMAEFGPADGFSFGELGQSLFEAMESCPKPVIGALNGITMGGGCDLALACDLRIASDALVIAHPGAKLGIITGFCGTQKLPRLVGRNYAREIFMTSEPYRAADALRMGLVDRVYPAGEFWERVVAFAERIAKVSPAALAMAKKAINAAEDCDLKTGCALEAASYAYLFATSTERGRMTEFLEGTTNVFGSEDT
- the meaB gene encoding methylmalonyl Co-A mutase-associated GTPase MeaB, whose translation is MSLAQRILDSDLRAAARLMRDLDDGFRSAAEEMKSLYPHTGRAFILGITGPPGAGKSTLVDQLTAAYRQRGRRVGVVAIDPTSPFTGGAILGDRIRMNRHAEDPGVFIRSLATRGHMGGLSRSTGDVVNVMDAMGMDVVIIETVGVGQDEIDIVRMAHTTVVVSVPGLGDDIQAIKAGVLEIGDLFVVNKADREGADRTARELAAMLEMKQAKPGDWQPKVLLTEASRNKGIEELVDEIEAHHGHLVNSGALERLKEERCARQFMDLLRERLFAEVYGHIHVNGRFREIVEDMAARRTDPYSAVEMIIAERFSGRQASNP
- a CDS encoding L,D-transpeptidase family protein — protein: MIRKLAYVIALLIFAAIVIRQPESTADPSASPKDSSKEDLSRIDYPSLRKIDWKPHFIKPNETLESLFGNDWVTVARFNRIDRRHTYPGMTIKVPADMAAARSYTPLPLEYEPAKRYQKFILISLTEQWIGAYENGKLKFSMPAATGKTGHETPTGLFRIDARHRTHTSSLYQTDDLSAQYPMDFAMRFHIGADNVSYWIHARDLPGKPASHGCVGLFDESMQNRMYGIPAKPVLFDSKKLYDWAVGESEYGEDSGELELIDDAPVVEVTGENPVYQPFPLKPMAASR
- a CDS encoding A-adding tRNA nucleotidyltransferase — its product is MDVIATHVNADFDCLGAMVAAKKLYPEALMVFPGSQEKSMRDFFLKTTGYMPALTRLKDIDPAKISRLILVDCRHTSRIGRLAEVAKRPDVEVHIYDHHPDSAGDITKSGGEIRECGSSTTILTKILMKKGIEVTPVEATLMMLGIYEDTGNLTFPSTTVDDYGAASWLLAHGANLNVVAEFVSQELTPEQVSLLNDLLHSLQTASVNGVDISLAHASIDHYVGDVAVLAHMMRDMENLEALFIVVGMGERVYIVARSRIPEVDVGAILRELGGGGHATAASATVRDHTVIQVLARLKQLFPEWINPKRTAGDLMSSPVKTLPVETTIAEARELLTRYNVNSMPVIEGGGMVGIISLRIVEKALYHGLGSLPVSEYMHTEFMRAEPDTPIAVIQNYIVGQHRRLVPVFSGEDLVGVITRTDLLRYMYSGMQHSAEAVYDLGRENPPVRRREVVHLMNKNLPRRVVDTLRELGKVGDGLELPVFAIGGFARDLLLGGKNDDIDITVEGDGILFAETFAATHECRVKSHAKFGTAVIVLPDGFKIDVASTRLEFYETPGALPTVERSSLKMDLYRRDFTINTLAIQLNPANFGLLIDYFGAYRDLRDKVIRVLHNLSFVEDPTRVFRAVRFEQRLGFQIARHTDNLIRNAVKMGFLDKLGGRRLLNELVIILREREPVRAILRMESLGLLGFIHPDLTLETENLRVLDEVKKVVTWFELLYQRDQVETWVVYFLALTSLLADAAFFEMCTRLSVSEHYREKLIDMRVHGEQMLAVMERKVAGKKPVLRSNIYFWLRGLSPEVLLYIMAKTCRDEVRKFVSLYVTQLREVTCMLTGDDLKAIGLPPGPRYREILDAVLSARLNGEVSTREEESRFVKQMLNFV
- the bioA gene encoding adenosylmethionine--8-amino-7-oxononanoate transaminase gives rise to the protein MNTSDTKTLREYDRAHVWHPFTQMKEWEESDPVVIVRGEGTWIVDSEGNRYLDGVAAIWTNVHGHCKREINEAIKAQVDTLEHSTLLGLANDKAVLLARRLVEIAPPGLCKVFYSDNGSTAVEISVKMAFQYWQHQGKPEKTKFISFKNAYHGDTIGAVSVGGIDLYHAVFRPLLFPTIQAPAPYCYRCEFGERDRANCGMRCLKELERLMEIHAHEVAGLVIEPLVQGAGGMIVQPDGFVRRVRELCDRYDILMIADEVAVGFGRTGAMFACEREGITPDIMALSKGITAGYLPLAATMTTQKIYDAFIGEYREMKTFFHGHTFTGNPIACAAALASLDLFENERLLDSLTNKIGYLAERLQALNEVRHVGEVRQCGMIAGIELVKDAETREPFPWEERVGIQVCLEARNRGIFLRPLGNIIVVFPPLSISLDELAFLMDGIEASIRAITELRT